The following DNA comes from Babylonia areolata isolate BAREFJ2019XMU chromosome 31, ASM4173473v1, whole genome shotgun sequence.
actactacaaggctaaaaaaaaccaaccaattaaaacgagtcaccacttcaaactttccactccaaagttaaaaaaaaaacttccatagtttaaaaccttcaaatctggttaaaaaggttcacttcttttaagaagtccatcagcgcccacggagggacatcacgaaacaaagtcttcaaagaaaccgccgtgtaatgtctgcgtctaacgtcatgcagatcccaacagtcaaggagcacgtgtttcacggtgagaggctcgtcacagggaacgcatcgaggggcctcctcccccttcaacaagtaagaatgagtaaaaaaagtgtgccccgtatgcagtctgcacagcacagattcctcctttctgttcttcacccccgaagggagggtctcttttaggtccggacggatctggaagagcttgttgtccgtctgggtgttccacttctcttgccaaagatccttaacgtaagtattgaccttccgcttcatgtctgtatagggtaccaaggatctggacaattctttctttacagcgttcctggccagcaggtccgccctttcgttaccacgaatgccaacatgtccgggaacccaggccaacacaacctcgtatcctttcttcgttgcgagagtaaaagtttcataaaattccagcagtttgggatgagtgatattcctgcaggcgatcgcctccagggctgataaggagtcggaaaagatcatgaatctcttctgtttggaagagagaaccatttttaaccccaggaccagtgcggtcagttccgcggtgtataccgagctatcagacaggatgtgttccgttgagggccggtcaggaaaggcgggacagaacgcagatgcggcgactccgtcctctgacttggaaccgtcagtgaagatgccttgaaaagtggggaatttgtggcacagttccgaaaagtaggttctgtaggccagagaactggtggtgtccttacggtacgaggccagatcgaatcggacctcaggtgttgtaaaggtccacggggggctgtcagggaacttagagaaatctgagatgccaccgacatccagatcggcattttccaagtgcggctgaatgcggagtccgagaggaggtatgcagtttgggttgtctgtaaatttcttatcgaaagggttgttgaatacagcgtcgtaagcagggtttgtaggttccgaaaacaatttcaaataatagttcagggtcagcttcagtctgcggttggaaagagatggttcccccgcctctgcgtacaggctgtgcacaggggtggtgcggaaagcacctaagctgagacggagcccttggtggtgtacagggtccaacagtttcaggtaggacggtctggccgagccgtatacaacacttccataatccagtttggaccggaccagggctctgtagaggtgcaagagagtcctcttatcagcaccccagttcgtgtgtgccacaactcggatgatgttcagggcttttaggcaagatattttcagctgtttaatgtggctgagaaaattcagcttctgatcgaagacgacccctagaaatctggcttccttgaccgccgggatggtggatgttcccagacggatttcagggtcctgatagaattggcgaaaattgtgaaaatggatgcattcagttttggaggacgagaatgtgaagccattctcctctgcccaacactggattttgttgacgcagagctgaagccgtcgctggatgctggcgtacgtgctgccagttgcatataaagcaaaatcatccacgaacagcgagctgtccgatcctttctgaacggattgaacgatgtcattaatttttacgctgaacagagccggcgacaggatgctcccctgtgggacacccagctcctgctcgtgaatgtcggacagggtggtgccgactctcacctggaattgtctgtcttgtaaaaaattgtggataaactgaggcaggtgtcctcggaagccgagcttgtgcaagtcggaaagaataccaaatttccacgtggtatcgtaagctttctccaggtaaaaaaatatggccaccacatgttgtttgttgacgaaagcatttcttatcgtggtttccagacgaaccagatggtcaacggcagagcgatgcttgcggaaaccgcactgttctttcgccagaaggccgtcggtctctagtttccacatcagtctaccgttgaccatcttctccatcagtttgcagacgcagctggtcagtgcaattgggcggtagttggaggggttcgaggggtcttttcccggtttcggcagcgggattatgagggctttccgccaggagggtggaaagaagcctgtgacccagatgtggttataaactttaagcagggtgtccagacaggtttggggaaggtgctttaggagtttataatggacttcgtccattcctggacaggaatccgtacaggtctgaagggcagatttaagttcgttcattgtgaaaggaaggttgtaattctctgtgttgtcggaaaagaagttacatggtgttttttctgacaggtttttggttttaagaaagcgagcagatttgttagcagatctcgagttctgttctattgtggaggcaagcaaattggcaactgctttcttctctgtgaccagagcgtctgaaagtttaagatggtggaaggtcgggcatgcgtttttgcccttaattctttttaaaaccctccacactttcttcttgggtgtgttggaggttaaggaagagcagaaatctctccaagacttcctctggctctttttaaaaacatacctggctttcgccctcagctgttgatgggttcgaacgctatcggactccggtctccgaaagacgcgtcgctgcgctctcttccgagacttgcgggcctcccgacattccgcgttgaaccagggcgttctagggacctgaggcttggaggtagacgatgggactgctgctttggcgcaatctaaaacgatccgagtcagagcgtcagcagggtccttgcttttcaatactgtttcttcctgcagctccgctcttatcttggtggtaaaaaaactccagtctgctttgtcgtagtacaggcggtcaggcagagagtcaccttctccatctgtggggcggaggacgacaggaaagtggtcactcccgtgcagatcgtcgtgcactttccactcgtagtccaggaccaacgatggatcgcagaccgacagatctaaacacgagagctttccagaggacagatgcaggtaagtgggagacttgtcgttaagacagcacaagtccatgtcagagagaagggaACACACTTAGTCAAACACTTAATAACAGAAACATAAATTATGTCCATAGTTCCC
Coding sequences within:
- the LOC143275729 gene encoding uncharacterized protein LOC143275729; this encodes MDLCCLNDKSPTYLHLSSGKLSCLDLSVCDPSLVLDYEWKVHDDLHGSDHFPVVLRPTDGEGDSLPDRLYYDKADWSFFTTKIRAELQEETVLKSKDPADALTRIVLDCAKAAVPSSTSKPQVPRTPWFNAECREARKSRKRAQRRVFRRPESDSVRTHQQLRAKARYVFKKSQRKSWRDFCSSLTSNTPKKKVWRVLKRIKGKNACPTFHHLKLSDALVTEKKAVANLLASTIEQNSRSANKSARFLKTKNLLGQGTVEGGRKRGRQRKSWYDNIKEWTDMTLPDLLVQAEDRVAWRRTSVSSALRSPQRLPK